The Actinomycetota bacterium sequence GCACGCTGACTCGACGACAGGCCGGGGGCGCCCGGTCGCACACCGAGGCGGGTCTTGCCTCGGCCAGGAGCCCGGAACGGCACCACCGCCACGACCCGGTCCGTCAGATGTGACCCTCCCCGGCGCCGCGGCGACTGCTGGTCGCGCCGGGCGTCGAGTCGATCCTCAACGCCTGCGCCACCCCGAAGGTGGACTCGCCGAGGTTGGCGTACTCGCGGGCGCCCTGGATCGACGCGATCTGTGACCAGTGCTCAGCGAGCTCCTCCACCTGAGGGACGTGGTCGAAGACGTGGCCTGTGCCCTCGACGACCGCCACGCGTGCGTAGTAGCCGCCCCCGGCGTAGTAGATCCGCCCCGTCTCGGTACAGCCTTCCCAGGCCAGGTGCGCCACCAGAGGTGAGATGAACGCAGGATCGAGTCGCTCGAGCAGCTGCGGTGTGAGGACATCCTCGGTCAGGCGTGACGCGGCGATCGGCGCGATCGCGTTGCAGGTGATGTTGTAGCTGGCTCCTTCCTGTGCGAGCGCCCGGGTCAGGCCGACCACGCCCATCTTGGCGGCGGCGTAGTTGGACTGACCGAAGTTGCCGTACAGCCCCGATCCCGACGTCGTGTTGATCACCCGCCCGTAGCTGTTGTCGCGCAGGTACGGCCACGCCGCCTTGGTCACGTGGAACGCGCCGTACAGGTGCACCTTCAAGACCGTGTCGAGCTGGTCAGCAGTGAGGTTCTTGAACGACACGTCCCGGAGGATCCCGGCGTTGTTCACGACGATGTCCACTCGCCCGAACGCGTCACGCGCCGCCCGGATGATCGCCTCCCCGCCCTCCCAGGTGTGCACGCCGTCGTGGTTGGCGACCGCCTCCCCCCCGGCGTCGACGATCTCCGCCACGACCGCGTCGGCCATCTTGGCGGTGCCGGCCTCGCCGTGACGGTCGACGCCCAGGTCGTTGACGACGACCTTGGCGCCGCGGCTGGCCAGGAGCACCGCGTGGCTTCGACCCAGCCCTCCGCCCGCCCCGGTGATGACCGCCACCCGCCCCGCGAAGTCGATGCCTGCCACGTGGGCGTCCTCGGTCGGCCGGAGGGGGAACGGTAGGCGAGCCACCGTCGCCGTTGCACGTCCTCCCCGCTCGCGGTGACCGCCGGCCGCAACGCCTGGTGGTCCGCCAGCCTGTCGGGACGTGGTCGATGACCTACGGTTCGATCCAGGTGGGATCGCCGCTGGGCGGGACTCGGGAGGACGGATGGGACAACGCGTGCTGGTCCTCTACGGAGGACGGTCCAGCGAGCACGGAGTGTCGTGCCTGTCGGCCCGGTCGGTGCTGGAGGCGATCGACCGCGACCGCTACGCGGTGATCGCGGTCGGGATCACCAAGGACGGACGCTGGGTGCTAACCGATGGTGACATCCAGGCCCGTCCCGGCCGAGCCCTGCCCGAGGTCGACGGTGACGGGCCCACGGTCGCGTGCATGCTCGACCGTCAGGGGCCGGTTCTGGTGTCGTTCGACGCGACCGACCCGGATCAACCGCGGTACGACGCCGTCTCGCCGATCGACGCGGCCTTCCCGGTGCTGCACGGGCCCTACGGCGAGGACGGCA is a genomic window containing:
- a CDS encoding SDR family oxidoreductase encodes the protein MDFAGRVAVITGAGGGLGRSHAVLLASRGAKVVVNDLGVDRHGEAGTAKMADAVVAEIVDAGGEAVANHDGVHTWEGGEAIIRAARDAFGRVDIVVNNAGILRDVSFKNLTADQLDTVLKVHLYGAFHVTKAAWPYLRDNSYGRVINTTSGSGLYGNFGQSNYAAAKMGVVGLTRALAQEGASYNITCNAIAPIAASRLTEDVLTPQLLERLDPAFISPLVAHLAWEGCTETGRIYYAGGGYYARVAVVEGTGHVFDHVPQVEELAEHWSQIASIQGAREYANLGESTFGVAQALRIDSTPGATSSRRGAGEGHI